A window of Chlorobium phaeobacteroides DSM 266 genomic DNA:
CCAGAACCCTCGACCGACTCTATCTTATGGATACCGAGAATATGAAACTCGCGCTGATGCAGCAAAAGAACGATATTGAAAGTGCTACATTCAGGCACACATCAATCCCAATGCCATCAGTGCCAAAAGCGGGAATGAGCTGGGGTGTCTTCGGGCAAATTGCCCAATGGCTTCTTGCCTCAAGATCATACGAACTCGCCATTCTGACCGGCATGTTCGGATTCGGCCTGTTTGGAGCCTCGATATCCACCCTCATCCGCTACCAGGACAGCGAACAATCCTCGTCGATCGGCTACCGAATCATCATTAAAGGTTTGAGCGCTGCCGTCCTTCTCTTTCTTTCAATCATGGGCGGTACCGCGTTGCTCGGCATCGAAACGTCCAAACCGAACGCATATACTCTTTTCTTTCTATGCCTTATCGGTTCGGTTTTCAGCGATACGGTCTGGGACTGGGCAAAAGGCAAGTTGCCTGGCATTGAAAGCAAACCGGTTACAAAAAAACCTGAAGAAGACAATGGGCTAAAGGAAAATCACGAAAGCGCCGATGAAAACCGGTAGAGAATAACACGCGCCGGAGACAAGCACTCGATACTGTTGTAATATTGCGATAATATCAACCATCGACACATGTGTTGCTGTACATCGAGCGCTGGCTGAAGGCGCCGATGGTTAACCCGAAAGGAGAAGTGGTAAAGCGAACGATGGGAGCGCCGCAAGGCGGGGTAATCAGCCCGCTGTTAGCGAATCTTTTTCTGCACTATGCCATTGAGCGGTGGGTCAGCGAAAATGTTCCCGGTGTGCCGACGATAGCTTGCGGTACTGTATATGCAAAAAGCAAGCGGAACTGGTCATGAAAAAGATAACGGAACGGTTTGAAGCGTGCGGATTTCGAGTAAATCCTTACAAAAGACGGATCGTCCCTTGTAACCTGAATTCCCGGAGAAAATGTAACCATGGTCGCCACAAATCAATGAAAAAAAGAGGCGCCCATGGCTTTTTCTGAGTTGGAGTAAAGAACAGAAGAGAAGAGAAGAGAGATCTCTCCCGATGGTCGAGATGACAAGAGGGGGGTACAGAATGACAATCACATAAATTCGTTTCTTAATCCAAAGACAAGGCTGGATGTTGGATCAGCGAAGCGGAAACAACAAACAGCTTCAATTCTCTTTTCGTGCAAATTCGTGTAATTCGTGGGCAACTCTTCCTCTTCATTCCCATTCGTATCTTAATCGAAAGACAATGCTGGATGGCTGGATAGCGAGATGGCGAAACAGCTTCAATTCTCTTTATGTGAAAATTCGTGTCATTCGTGGGCAACTCCCCCTCTTCATCCCAATTCGTCTCTTAATCGAAAAACCGGCAGTTGTTTTTATCGGCGAAGCCAGAGAAAACCAGCCTTAATTTCCTTTCGTGAAAATTCGTGTAATTCGTGGGCAACTCCCCCTCTTCATCAGAGTATTTTCATCTACGGATCAACCTCCCCGAAGTGCGTGTGTGCAGGGTAAAGAACAGAAGAGAAGAGAGATCTCTCCCGATGGTCGAGATGACAAGAGGGGGGGACAGAATGACAATCACACAAATTCGTTTCTTAATCCAAAGACAAAGCTGGATGTTGGATCAGCGAGATGGCGAAATAGCAAAACAGCCTTAATCCCTTTCGTGAAAATTCGTGTAATTCGTGTAATTCGTGGGCAACTCCCCCTCTTCATCAGCGTATTTTCTGCTACGGATCAAAGTCCGTGCGCGATCGTCCTTGGCCCGGTATCGCTATAATTCTCCGGGAATTCAGGTTGTAAGGAGATAAACCTCAAGAAAAATCATCCGGATAGGAGAATCCGGACAGAAAAACGATCGATTGCAGCCATGCTCTTTCAGTTTTTATCAGGCTCCAATGTCAAGACTTTTGAGGCTCATTCTCAATACAGGTAACCTGCACAGCCTAATCGTACTTATCAAGACGGCTGATTGTACTGTCAAGCGTATGAACCATTATCTTGGCAGCTCCATCGATAGCCTGTTCAATAGTCGCTGCCTGATGAGTGGATACAATAGGCTGGTGGCTGACGAGACGCACCTCTATCAGACAGCGCTTATCATCAATACCAGATTTATTATCGCTGTTCTCATCGCTCAAATGGATTTCCACCCGTGTAATCCGTTCGCTGAAACGGTCAAGGAGGTCCCTTATAATGGCTTCAGCATATTGGTTGAGCTCATTATTCCGATTTGCAATCAAGATAATCATAATGTATTTTCTGTTTGTGCCAATTATTCTTCATAATTTGCAAACAAACAGGAGGATACGGAATATGGCTCGACCGGCAGTAATCACGGACGAAATGGAATGCTTAGCCAAAAAGATTGTAAAAGAAGCAAATACCGCTCGAGAACTGAGAGCAGGCTTGAGTATTCTTATCCCGAAAACCTGTGATATCACATACTCTGAAACGGCAGAACTTCTTGGTATTAGTGTGCCTACTGTAGTGCGTATCCATCGAGATATTAGCAATCAAGCTGCCGGAAAAGCAACGCCTAAGGGTAGCTGGGGTGGACGAAGGAGGCAAACGCTTAGTTTAGATGAGGAGGCCCGGTTTCTTGCTGAATGGGTAGAGAAAGCAGAACAAGGTGGCGTACTGGTTGTTCCTCCAATTCATACAGCATTGGAACAACGACTTGGAAAAACAGTTGCAGTGTCTACGGTTTATAGAATGTTGGCACGTCATGGTTGGCGTAAGGTCGAACCAGATACGTGTCACCCAAAACAAAATATGGAGGAGCAGGAAGAGTTTAAAAAAAACTCCCAGAGATACTGGTACAAGCCGCCAAGCAAAATGTACTGAATCTACCTTTACGCTTGATGTTTCAGGATGAGGCTCGGTTCGGAAGGATAAGTGATCCTCGAAAATGCTGGGCTCCAAAGCCTTTTCGTCCTATAGTTAAGTTAGCTCTTGTAAGAGAGTATATCTATGCATATG
This region includes:
- a CDS encoding HPF/RaiA family ribosome-associated protein; the protein is MIILIANRNNELNQYAEAIIRDLLDRFSERITRVEIHLSDENSDNKSGIDDKRCLIEVRLVSHQPIVSTHQAATIEQAIDGAAKIMVHTLDSTISRLDKYD
- a CDS encoding helix-turn-helix domain-containing protein → MARPAVITDEMECLAKKIVKEANTARELRAGLSILIPKTCDITYSETAELLGISVPTVVRIHRDISNQAAGKATPKGSWGGRRRQTLSLDEEARFLAEWVEKAEQGGVLVVPPIHTALEQRLGKTVAVSTVYRMLARHGWRKVEPDTCHPKQNMEEQEEFKKNSQRYWYKPPSKMY